The proteins below are encoded in one region of Shewanella putrefaciens:
- a CDS encoding LysR family transcriptional regulator, with protein MNIPIKTLQCFLTLVETENFTRAAQKCFITQPTLSKIIQRLEESLGETLLIRNNQKVELTQAGQIFEHSAREILGQWHRLQEDMSNLSGLKTGRLRLGVCPMMSSLIIGLLTSFRKRYPGIELQMYEYGGFGCEQALLNNSLDIAFTALPTTHEVELVNQPLTKYPLLACVPEGHPLADKPQIKWQDFEPYPFILYNEDFSLAKLINRLSRKAGVQLNIAFRSGQWDFLAAMVEADMGVAILPEPICHRLSTSKLVFKPMQPAMTWDLALIWRQSLPLTPAANALLELSKQKTES; from the coding sequence ATGAATATTCCAATCAAGACCTTGCAGTGTTTTCTGACCCTAGTGGAGACAGAAAACTTCACCCGCGCTGCCCAAAAATGTTTTATCACTCAGCCGACGCTGAGCAAGATCATCCAAAGGCTGGAGGAGAGCCTAGGGGAGACGTTACTTATTCGGAATAATCAAAAGGTTGAACTCACCCAAGCGGGCCAGATATTTGAGCACAGCGCCCGGGAAATATTGGGCCAATGGCATAGATTGCAAGAGGATATGAGTAACCTGAGTGGTCTTAAAACCGGCAGATTAAGATTAGGCGTATGCCCTATGATGAGCAGCCTGATTATCGGTCTACTTACCAGCTTCCGTAAGCGCTACCCGGGCATCGAACTGCAAATGTATGAATACGGCGGCTTTGGTTGTGAGCAGGCGCTGCTGAATAACAGCTTAGATATCGCCTTTACCGCGCTGCCAACCACCCATGAAGTCGAACTGGTGAATCAACCCCTCACTAAGTATCCTTTACTCGCCTGCGTGCCAGAAGGGCATCCCTTGGCCGATAAGCCCCAGATCAAATGGCAGGATTTTGAGCCCTATCCTTTTATTCTCTATAACGAAGACTTCTCCCTCGCTAAGTTAATCAATCGGCTGAGTCGCAAGGCGGGAGTACAATTGAATATCGCGTTCCGTAGCGGCCAATGGGACTTTCTTGCGGCTATGGTCGAAGCCGACATGGGCGTCGCGATTCTACCTGAGCCTATATGCCATAGATTGAGCACCAGTAAACTCGTCTTCAAACCAATGCAACCTGCAATGACCTGGGACTTAGCGCTGATTTGGCGCCAGAGTTTACCCTTAACTCCCGCGGCCAATGCCTTGCTGGAATTAAGTAAACAAAAGACCGAATCCTAG
- the fusA gene encoding elongation factor G, protein MTELSKYRNIGIFAHVDAGKTTTTERILKLTGKIHKLGEVHDGESTTDFMVQEAERGITIQSAAVSCFWKDHRFNVIDTPGHVDFTVEVYRSLKVLDGGIGVFCGSGGVEPQSETNWRYANESEVARIIFVNKLDRMGADFLRVVKQTKDVLAANPLVMVLPIGIEDEFTGVVDLLTRKAYVWDDSGLPENYTVTDVPADMVDQVEEYREMLIESAVEQDDALMEAYMEGEEPSIEDLKRCIRAGTRTMAFFPTYCGSAFKNKGMQLVLDAVVDYLPAPNEVDPQPLTDEEGNETGEHAIVSADEPLKALAFKIMDDRFGALTFVRVYSGRLKKGDTILNSATGKTERIGRMCEMHANDRIEIESAEAGDIIAIVGMKNVQTGHTLCDVKHPCTLEAMVFPEPVISIAVAPKDKGGSEKMAIAIGKMIAEDPSFRVETDEDSGETILKGMGELHLDIKVDILKRTYGVELIVGEPQVAYRETITQMVEDQYTHKKQSGGSGQFGKIEYIIRPGEPNSGFVFKSSVVGGSVPKEFWPAVEKGFASMMNTGTIAGFPVLDVEFELTDGAYHAVDSSAIAFEIAAKAAFRQSIAKAKPQLLEPIMKVDVFSPEDNVGDVIGDLNRRRGMIKDQIAGVTGVRIKADVPLSEMFGYIGSLRTMTSGRGQFSMEFSHYTPCPNSVSEKVVEQVKERKAAEAKK, encoded by the coding sequence ATGACCGAATTATCCAAATACAGAAACATTGGTATCTTCGCTCACGTTGACGCGGGTAAAACCACGACCACCGAGCGTATCCTCAAGCTAACCGGTAAAATCCATAAGTTAGGTGAAGTTCACGATGGTGAATCAACAACAGACTTCATGGTTCAGGAAGCTGAGCGTGGTATTACCATTCAGTCTGCTGCCGTAAGTTGCTTCTGGAAAGATCACCGTTTCAACGTTATTGACACCCCTGGGCACGTTGACTTCACAGTTGAAGTTTACCGTTCTCTGAAGGTGCTTGACGGTGGTATCGGCGTATTCTGTGGTTCTGGTGGTGTTGAGCCTCAGTCAGAAACTAACTGGCGCTATGCTAACGAATCTGAAGTTGCTCGTATCATCTTCGTAAACAAGTTAGACCGTATGGGTGCTGACTTCCTACGCGTTGTTAAGCAAACTAAAGACGTTTTAGCGGCTAACCCATTGGTTATGGTTCTGCCAATCGGTATCGAAGACGAATTTACCGGTGTTGTTGACCTGTTAACTCGTAAAGCTTACGTGTGGGATGATTCTGGTTTACCAGAAAACTACACAGTAACAGACGTTCCAGCTGACATGGTTGATCAAGTTGAAGAATACCGTGAAATGCTGATCGAATCTGCCGTTGAGCAAGATGATGCTCTGATGGAAGCTTACATGGAAGGCGAAGAGCCATCTATTGAAGACCTGAAGCGTTGTATCCGTGCGGGTACTCGTACTATGGCATTCTTCCCAACATACTGTGGTTCTGCGTTCAAGAACAAAGGTATGCAACTGGTTCTGGACGCTGTTGTTGATTACTTACCAGCGCCAAACGAAGTTGATCCACAGCCTTTAACTGACGAAGAAGGTAACGAAACTGGCGAACACGCTATCGTTTCTGCCGATGAGCCATTAAAAGCGTTAGCGTTCAAGATCATGGACGACCGTTTCGGTGCCCTGACCTTCGTACGTGTTTATTCTGGCCGTTTGAAGAAAGGCGATACCATTCTTAACAGTGCAACTGGTAAGACTGAACGTATCGGCCGTATGTGCGAAATGCACGCAAACGACCGTATCGAAATTGAATCAGCTGAAGCTGGTGACATTATCGCTATCGTGGGCATGAAGAACGTGCAAACTGGTCACACTCTGTGTGATGTTAAGCACCCATGTACCTTAGAAGCCATGGTGTTCCCTGAGCCAGTAATCTCTATCGCTGTTGCGCCAAAAGATAAAGGCGGTAGCGAGAAGATGGCTATCGCTATCGGTAAGATGATCGCTGAAGATCCATCTTTCCGCGTAGAAACCGACGAAGATTCTGGTGAAACCATCCTTAAAGGTATGGGTGAACTTCACTTAGATATTAAAGTAGACATCCTGAAGCGTACTTACGGTGTTGAGCTGATCGTAGGTGAGCCACAAGTGGCCTACCGTGAAACTATCACTCAAATGGTTGAAGACCAATACACCCACAAGAAACAATCTGGTGGTTCTGGTCAATTCGGTAAGATTGAATACATCATCCGTCCTGGTGAGCCAAACTCTGGTTTCGTATTCAAATCTTCAGTTGTGGGTGGTAGCGTTCCTAAGGAATTCTGGCCTGCAGTTGAGAAAGGTTTCGCGAGCATGATGAACACTGGTACTATCGCTGGCTTCCCAGTGTTAGACGTAGAGTTCGAATTAACTGACGGTGCATACCACGCAGTTGACTCATCAGCTATCGCGTTCGAAATCGCTGCTAAAGCGGCATTCCGTCAGTCTATCGCTAAAGCTAAGCCACAACTTCTTGAGCCAATCATGAAAGTTGACGTGTTCAGCCCAGAAGACAACGTGGGTGACGTGATCGGTGACTTAAACCGTCGTCGCGGTATGATCAAAGACCAAATCGCGGGTGTGACTGGTGTTCGTATTAAGGCTGACGTACCGTTATCAGAAATGTTCGGTTACATCGGTTCACTACGTACAATGACTTCTGGTCGTGGTCAGTTCTCTATGGAGTTCTCACACTACACGCCATGTCCAAACAGCGTATCTGAAAAAGTAGTTGAGCAAGTTAAAGAGCGTAAAGCTGCTGAAGCTAAGAAGTAA